A portion of the Halodesulfovibrio aestuarii DSM 17919 = ATCC 29578 genome contains these proteins:
- a CDS encoding TlpA family protein disulfide reductase, producing the protein MKSIKSIMRIAFLCTAFAVVLGVQSAVAEPLKKADTAEVIKLINSGKGKVTVVNFWASWCPPCREELPDLKKTRAAFSGDDLLLLGVSVDENAAAAEKAVKEFGLNYPVVLAESDVYETFGIKSIPRLLIYNTKGKLLVDHVGPVSFKDLKVLIDQVLKGKQK; encoded by the coding sequence ATGAAATCTATTAAATCCATAATGCGTATCGCGTTCTTGTGCACGGCATTTGCCGTTGTTCTTGGAGTACAGTCTGCTGTGGCAGAACCTCTAAAAAAAGCGGATACCGCAGAAGTTATTAAGCTCATAAACAGCGGCAAGGGCAAAGTTACCGTTGTGAATTTTTGGGCTTCATGGTGTCCGCCATGCCGTGAAGAACTGCCGGATTTAAAAAAGACTCGTGCTGCATTTTCCGGTGACGACTTGTTGTTGCTCGGCGTTTCTGTGGATGAAAACGCTGCGGCTGCTGAAAAGGCTGTAAAAGAATTCGGGCTGAATTACCCTGTGGTTCTTGCCGAATCTGATGTTTATGAGACGTTTGGAATTAAGTCTATTCCACGCCTTCTTATATACAATACAAAGGGAAAGCTTCTTGTTGATCACGTAGGTCCTGTTAGCTTCAAGGATTTAAAAGTGCTCATCGATCAAGTCTTAAAGGGAAAACAGAAATAA
- a CDS encoding N-acetyltransferase, which produces MSEPFIRKAQMRDVKVIHNLLLTCSSQGVLLPRSLTQLYNCLREFNVLDPGDGGDIIGCCALSIVWEGLAEIRSLIVDEKARRGGYGRELVDECIDEARRLGIYKIFTLTYQDAFFQKLGFVEVSKEVLPQKIWADCVNCPKFPECDEIAMLLEIQPENSGES; this is translated from the coding sequence ATGTCTGAGCCGTTTATTCGCAAAGCACAGATGCGGGACGTGAAGGTGATTCATAACCTGCTGTTAACGTGCTCTAGTCAAGGTGTCCTTCTTCCTCGCTCATTAACTCAATTGTACAATTGCCTGCGAGAATTTAATGTCTTAGATCCTGGTGACGGGGGAGATATTATCGGGTGTTGTGCTCTTTCTATTGTTTGGGAAGGGTTAGCAGAAATCCGTTCCCTTATTGTAGACGAAAAAGCGCGTCGTGGTGGGTACGGTCGTGAGCTTGTAGATGAGTGTATAGACGAAGCTCGCAGATTAGGTATTTACAAAATCTTCACTCTCACCTATCAAGATGCCTTTTTTCAGAAGCTAGGCTTTGTTGAAGTGTCGAAGGAAGTACTGCCTCAAAAGATTTGGGCAGATTGTGTTAATTGTCCTAAATTCCCAGAGTGTGACGAAATCGCCATGCTCTTAGAGATACAACCAGAGAATTCTGGAGAGAGTTAA
- the hpt gene encoding hypoxanthine phosphoribosyltransferase, with the protein MEIKELTVVYSEEQIQERVKELAEQINNDFEGKDLVVVCVLKGAFMFFSDLLKHLTVKPEIDFVRCASYGNSTNSSKTVSFTKDLEVSIKGKHVLIVEDIVDTGHTIAFLMSQLKARGADSLKLASIVEKVERREIDVVVDYPGFTLEKGFIVGYGMDYAEKYRELGAIYEATVIE; encoded by the coding sequence ATGGAAATCAAGGAACTTACAGTAGTTTATAGCGAAGAACAGATTCAGGAACGTGTAAAAGAGCTTGCAGAGCAGATCAATAATGACTTCGAGGGAAAAGACCTTGTTGTCGTTTGTGTGCTTAAAGGTGCTTTCATGTTTTTCTCTGATTTATTAAAGCATCTCACCGTTAAGCCCGAAATAGACTTTGTGCGTTGCGCAAGCTATGGCAACAGCACAAACAGTTCTAAAACAGTTTCTTTCACTAAAGACCTCGAAGTTTCTATTAAGGGAAAACATGTTCTCATCGTGGAAGACATTGTTGACACTGGTCATACTATTGCCTTCCTCATGTCTCAGCTTAAAGCTCGTGGTGCAGATTCTCTTAAACTTGCTTCTATTGTAGAAAAAGTTGAGCGTCGCGAAATTGATGTCGTTGTTGATTACCCGGGTTTTACTCTGGAAAAAGGGTTTATTGTCGGGTATGGAATGGACTACGCTGAAAAATATCGTGAGTTGGGAGCTATTTACGAAGCTACTGTAATCGAATAA
- a CDS encoding DUF3426 domain-containing protein, with product MHITCPNCSTKFSLPDEMFKDGAQARCTVCDEVFPLIQPAEHNVEVESQEEISFSESPEMEETIAPDGNMDALIGEEGTFGLGEPKKKKKSGKGCLVFFLILLLLGGACAGAWYFAPELVNRFLPMKEKAQSGPVTVANDVSRISLKNISQYYITNEKIGQIFVIEGDAENRFGVPKELIKVEATLYDANNVAIVAKQQLAGSSVSLFQLQVLAKEELADALNNKVEILTNNTNVMPTKSVHFMVVFYDPPKGVAEFGVKVVEAKNPPVQ from the coding sequence ATGCACATTACCTGTCCAAATTGTTCTACCAAGTTTAGTCTTCCAGATGAAATGTTCAAAGACGGAGCACAAGCTCGTTGCACAGTGTGCGATGAAGTCTTTCCTCTTATTCAACCTGCTGAACATAATGTTGAAGTAGAATCTCAAGAAGAAATATCTTTCTCTGAATCGCCAGAAATGGAAGAAACCATTGCTCCAGATGGCAACATGGATGCACTTATTGGAGAGGAAGGTACATTTGGGCTTGGCGAACCTAAGAAAAAGAAAAAATCCGGTAAGGGTTGTCTTGTCTTTTTCTTGATTCTTCTTCTACTGGGTGGAGCTTGTGCTGGTGCGTGGTATTTTGCACCAGAACTTGTTAACCGGTTCCTGCCTATGAAGGAAAAAGCCCAGAGTGGCCCTGTAACCGTTGCGAATGATGTTTCCCGCATTTCACTCAAAAACATTAGCCAATACTACATTACAAATGAGAAAATTGGTCAGATTTTTGTTATCGAAGGTGATGCAGAAAACCGTTTTGGTGTTCCTAAGGAACTCATTAAGGTGGAGGCAACATTGTACGATGCAAATAATGTAGCGATTGTCGCTAAGCAACAGCTTGCTGGTTCCAGTGTTTCTTTGTTCCAGCTTCAGGTTTTAGCTAAAGAAGAGCTTGCTGATGCGCTGAATAACAAAGTTGAGATCTTGACTAACAACACCAACGTGATGCCTACAAAATCTGTTCATTTTATGGTGGTTTTTTATGATCCGCCTAAGGGTGTTGCAGAGTTTGGGGTGAAGGTTGTTGAAGCTAAGAATCCTCCTGTTCAGTAG
- the radA gene encoding DNA repair protein RadA: protein MKTREIYICSACGASSAQWRGQCPKCKEWNTLEARTVSKEQAKRRGSTPLVSSGSAIIPLRDVKEDDHTPFGTGMAELDRILGSGLVPGAALLIGGEPGIGKSTLLLQVAGGVAESGKQVLYVSGEESLGQLRARAARLDALDENLTAISTSKLDDVLPVLESSNPPDLLIVDSVQTISSLRVEGLPGSVTQVRAVSIELIETCKRVGISLLLVGHVTKDGQLAGPKLLEHMVDTVISIEGDRRQMYRMMRVIKNRFGPNQELIVFEMVQDGMQIVDDPSTYFLGARDPQLSGTAVVMAVDGQRPFAVEVQALVSRSYLSIPRRTGLGFDVNRLHLLLAVLEKRLRLNFAEVDIYAKVGGGMKLQDPGMDLALIAAVLSSFYDLPLPSKSVLWGEVDLNGQVRPVASHDIRQRQAARLGYRPILCPESEPETGLRTIVQLQEALFSKNG from the coding sequence GTGAAGACTCGCGAAATATATATTTGCTCCGCTTGTGGTGCTTCTTCAGCACAATGGCGTGGGCAATGTCCGAAATGTAAGGAGTGGAACACTCTTGAGGCCCGCACTGTTTCGAAAGAGCAGGCCAAAAGGCGTGGTTCCACTCCTTTAGTCTCTTCAGGGTCTGCCATTATTCCTCTTCGTGATGTGAAAGAAGATGACCATACCCCTTTTGGGACGGGCATGGCTGAGCTGGATCGCATCCTCGGTTCCGGTCTTGTGCCGGGAGCGGCTTTGTTGATCGGTGGCGAGCCGGGAATTGGTAAATCAACGTTGCTGCTGCAAGTGGCTGGGGGTGTTGCTGAGTCCGGTAAACAGGTGTTGTATGTTTCCGGTGAAGAGTCATTGGGGCAACTTCGCGCCCGTGCAGCCCGCCTTGACGCTCTGGACGAAAATCTTACCGCGATTTCTACTTCTAAGTTAGATGATGTTCTACCAGTGCTGGAATCATCGAACCCGCCGGACTTGCTGATTGTTGATTCAGTCCAGACTATTTCATCGCTTCGGGTGGAAGGACTGCCCGGTAGTGTAACGCAGGTTCGTGCGGTATCGATTGAACTTATTGAAACATGCAAGCGGGTAGGCATTTCTTTGTTGCTTGTGGGACATGTTACAAAAGATGGGCAGCTTGCGGGGCCAAAACTCCTTGAGCATATGGTAGATACTGTAATCTCCATTGAGGGTGATCGCAGGCAGATGTACCGCATGATGCGTGTCATAAAAAACCGTTTTGGTCCTAATCAGGAACTTATTGTTTTTGAAATGGTGCAGGACGGTATGCAGATTGTGGATGACCCTTCAACTTATTTTCTTGGTGCGCGCGACCCGCAGCTATCCGGCACAGCTGTTGTTATGGCTGTTGACGGGCAGCGTCCATTTGCCGTTGAAGTTCAGGCTCTGGTGAGTCGCAGCTATCTTTCTATCCCACGCCGTACTGGACTCGGTTTTGATGTGAATAGACTGCATCTGTTGCTTGCGGTGCTGGAGAAACGTCTGCGTCTAAATTTTGCAGAGGTCGATATATATGCGAAAGTTGGCGGCGGGATGAAGCTGCAAGACCCGGGGATGGATCTTGCTTTGATTGCTGCTGTGCTTTCTTCTTTTTATGATCTTCCACTTCCTTCTAAGTCGGTATTATGGGGTGAGGTAGATTTGAACGGTCAGGTACGTCCTGTGGCGTCACATGATATCAGACAGCGTCAGGCCGCTAGACTTGGGTACCGTCCTATATTATGTCCTGAATCAGAGCCGGAAACAGGACTGCGCACGATTGTTCAGTTGCAGGAAGCTCTTTTTAGTAAAAATGGGTAG